A single region of the Candidatus Gracilibacteria bacterium genome encodes:
- the metG gene encoding methionine--tRNA ligase → MAPFYITTTLPYVNADPHIGFALEIIQADAIARYRRLCGDEVFFNTGTDEHGVKIYRKALEAQQEPKAYCDEYAAKFDALKVALNLSYNKFIRTTDEDHIAAAQEFWRRCAAKGDIYKKNYKVKYCVGCELGKTESELNEDGRCPVHPNMPLESIEEENYFFKFSAYQKPLLELYSKNPEFVLPEHRLTEMIEFTKKGLEDFSISRLKAKMPWGVPVPGDEAHVMYVWFDALVNYISTLGWPQEDGNFSKFWPGVQIAGKDNLRQQSNMWQGMLMSAGLPSSKQILIHGFITSNGQKMSKSLGNVVDPFAVVKEYGVDALRYFLLREIPTDDDGDFNTERFRIVYDSDLANNLGNLLSRTLAMTEKYCEGKVPAPVQHKGAIEQMEVAWKTMEAAMGQFNLKKAIEEGVLEVLNAANLFVETEKPWALAKAGDTQKLHEVLYVLLEGLRHVSWLLEPFIPGTTAKMREQLGVTETEKEGNALHEWGRLKQGTIVKKGESLFPRLA, encoded by the coding sequence ATGGCTCCTTTTTACATCACCACCACACTTCCGTATGTGAATGCGGATCCGCATATCGGTTTTGCGTTGGAGATCATTCAGGCGGATGCGATCGCTCGATATCGTCGGTTGTGCGGAGATGAGGTTTTTTTCAATACCGGGACCGATGAGCATGGGGTGAAAATTTATCGAAAAGCGTTGGAGGCTCAGCAAGAGCCAAAAGCATATTGTGACGAATATGCGGCTAAATTTGATGCGCTTAAGGTGGCACTTAATCTTTCCTATAATAAATTCATTCGGACCACAGACGAGGATCATATCGCTGCGGCGCAGGAGTTTTGGAGACGGTGTGCGGCCAAAGGCGATATTTATAAGAAAAATTATAAAGTGAAATATTGCGTGGGGTGTGAGTTGGGAAAAACCGAGTCCGAGCTCAATGAAGACGGTCGTTGTCCGGTTCATCCGAATATGCCGCTCGAGTCCATTGAGGAAGAAAATTATTTTTTTAAATTTTCCGCGTATCAAAAACCGTTGTTGGAACTTTACTCAAAGAATCCGGAATTTGTTTTGCCGGAACATCGGCTTACGGAAATGATTGAATTCACGAAAAAAGGGCTTGAGGATTTTAGTATTTCCCGGCTCAAAGCCAAAATGCCGTGGGGCGTGCCGGTGCCCGGAGATGAGGCTCATGTGATGTATGTGTGGTTTGATGCACTCGTGAATTATATTTCTACCTTGGGATGGCCTCAGGAGGATGGGAATTTTTCAAAGTTTTGGCCCGGGGTGCAAATTGCTGGAAAAGACAATTTACGTCAGCAATCGAATATGTGGCAGGGGATGTTGATGTCTGCGGGATTGCCGTCGTCCAAGCAAATTTTGATTCATGGTTTTATCACGTCGAACGGACAAAAAATGAGCAAATCCCTCGGGAATGTGGTGGATCCTTTTGCGGTGGTGAAGGAGTATGGAGTGGATGCGCTTCGGTATTTTCTTTTGAGAGAAATTCCGACGGATGATGATGGAGATTTCAATACCGAACGATTTCGGATCGTGTACGACAGCGATTTGGCGAACAATTTGGGAAACTTGCTGAGTCGCACTTTGGCGATGACGGAAAAATATTGCGAAGGCAAAGTGCCGGCGCCGGTGCAACACAAGGGCGCGATCGAGCAAATGGAAGTGGCGTGGAAAACGATGGAGGCTGCGATGGGGCAATTTAATCTTAAAAAAGCGATTGAAGAGGGCGTGCTTGAAGTTTTGAATGCAGCCAATCTTTTTGTGGAAACGGAAAAGCCGTGGGCTCTGGCTAAGGCCGGAGACACGCAAAAGTTACATGAAGTGTTGTATGTGCTTTTGGAAGGATTGCGGCATGTGAGTTGGTTGCTGGAGCCGTTTATTCCCGGGACCACGGCGAAAATGCGTGAACAATTGGGGGTTACGGAAACCGAAAAAGAAGGCAATGCGCTTCACGAATGGGGTCGTTTAAAACAAGGCACAATTGTGAAAAAAGGGGAGTCTTTGTTCCCGAGGTTGGCGTAG
- a CDS encoding pilin — MKKTKILMIGLLVSAMLFLPQGNTLQAQLAIPSDLHPEYAPEGWAELHPDEAGTKAEDKFGSDAINWIIADIIVVLLQLAGVLAIFFIIYSGFTYVRAFGQEETIQSAKKGLTWAILGLCLVILSYAIVQAIIRITLSV, encoded by the coding sequence ATGAAAAAAACAAAAATTCTCATGATCGGCCTCCTGGTCAGCGCCATGCTTTTCCTCCCTCAAGGAAACACGCTCCAAGCCCAACTCGCTATCCCCTCCGATCTCCATCCGGAATATGCGCCCGAAGGCTGGGCAGAATTACATCCCGATGAAGCCGGGACCAAGGCTGAAGACAAATTCGGATCCGACGCCATCAACTGGATCATTGCGGATATCATTGTGGTTTTATTACAACTCGCCGGAGTCTTAGCCATTTTCTTCATCATCTACAGCGGATTCACTTATGTACGCGCCTTTGGCCAAGAAGAAACGATTCAATCGGCAAAAAAGGGGCTCACATGGGCCATTTTAGGGCTTTGTCTTGTGATCCTTTCCTACGCCATTGTTCAAGCCATCATTCGCATTACGCTCAGCGTATAG
- a CDS encoding pilin, producing MTTTFLKKITVLGLFLMVLGWSGAFSPLLTQAAGREIAAENTVTMPIVSHPDLLPGPAEGDDQEAVQEYFQEQAIPTFISTFLGLVAGLAVLSLIISGLRFILAFGGEEGITAAKKNALWAAVGLGIAILAYAIVSIINTIPMPKGTYNPETQQQIEYDSI from the coding sequence ATGACGACAACTTTTCTCAAAAAAATAACAGTCCTCGGATTATTCCTCATGGTTTTAGGGTGGAGCGGAGCCTTCTCTCCTCTTTTAACGCAAGCCGCGGGAAGAGAAATCGCCGCAGAGAACACAGTGACCATGCCCATTGTCTCCCACCCGGACCTCCTCCCCGGCCCTGCCGAGGGAGACGATCAAGAAGCTGTCCAAGAATACTTCCAAGAACAAGCCATCCCCACATTTATCAGCACCTTTCTGGGACTGGTGGCGGGACTGGCCGTACTTTCACTCATCATCTCGGGGCTTAGATTTATTCTGGCTTTTGGAGGAGAAGAAGGGATCACCGCCGCCAAAAAAAACGCCTTATGGGCCGCCGTAGGATTGGGAATCGCCATCCTCGCCTACGCCATTGTTTCCATCATCAACACCATTCCAATGCCAAAAGGCACCTACAACCCTGAAACTCAACAACAAATCGAATACGACAGCATTTAA
- a CDS encoding type IV pilus twitching motility protein PilT, whose amino-acid sequence MNGIQQLLRASVDRKASDLYIGSGAKPILRINGELVPIDDHPILDKKTAEIYLLEVMDDPLKKKLQNSSDLDFSIEADGIARFRVNIFVQRNGISGVFRVIPEVPLSLEELQLPPQIQALTSLRKGLILITGPAGSGKSTTLAAMIKSINHSQKKHILTVEDPIEFLHQNNLSVIEQREVGTHTVSFSRALRAALREDPDVILVGEMRDLETISLAITAAETGHLVISTLHTQGAANTVDRVIDVFPPDQQAQIRTQLASTLEAVIWQKLLPAEKETVNGTKRIAALEILLSNHAVKNLIRKGQTYQIDSVIETNRKDGMQTMNHSLKTLLEQGLISEETYQKNVQE is encoded by the coding sequence ATGAACGGCATTCAACAACTTCTTCGCGCCTCGGTAGACCGCAAAGCCTCGGATCTTTACATCGGCAGCGGCGCCAAGCCCATTCTTCGTATCAACGGAGAGCTTGTCCCCATTGACGACCATCCGATTCTCGACAAAAAAACCGCGGAAATATACCTCCTCGAGGTCATGGACGATCCCCTTAAAAAAAAATTGCAAAATTCTTCGGATTTGGATTTTTCAATTGAAGCGGATGGAATTGCTCGTTTTCGTGTGAATATTTTTGTGCAAAGAAATGGAATCAGCGGTGTGTTTCGTGTGATTCCGGAAGTCCCGTTGAGTTTGGAAGAGCTCCAACTCCCCCCTCAAATTCAAGCCCTGACTTCACTTCGCAAAGGACTCATTCTCATCACCGGTCCCGCAGGTTCCGGAAAATCCACCACCCTCGCGGCCATGATTAAATCCATCAACCATTCACAAAAAAAACACATTCTCACCGTGGAAGACCCGATTGAATTCCTTCATCAAAACAACTTGTCCGTGATTGAACAACGCGAAGTCGGCACCCACACCGTGAGTTTCAGCCGTGCGCTCAGAGCTGCGTTGCGTGAAGATCCGGATGTAATTCTTGTCGGAGAAATGCGTGATCTTGAAACCATCAGTTTGGCCATCACGGCCGCAGAAACCGGGCATTTGGTGATTTCCACCCTTCACACCCAAGGCGCGGCAAATACGGTCGATCGTGTGATTGACGTTTTTCCTCCGGATCAACAAGCTCAAATTCGAACCCAACTCGCCTCAACCTTGGAAGCGGTGATTTGGCAAAAACTCCTTCCCGCGGAAAAAGAAACGGTCAACGGCACCAAGCGCATCGCGGCTCTCGAAATTTTACTGTCTAATCACGCAGTCAAAAACCTGATTCGAAAAGGTCAAACCTATCAAATCGACTCAGTGATCGAAACCAACCGAAAGGACGGCATGCAAACCATGAACCACTCTCTCAAAACACTGCTCGAACAAGGCCTCATTTCCGAAGAAACCTATCAAAAAAACGTGCAGGAATAA
- a CDS encoding small basic family protein, producing the protein MRFAFFGLIIGLIIGLLIQVNIPLEYTKYTAVIIIGLLDALFGAARAEVKADGYNSIIFLSGLFFNILLASGITFLGDKLGLDLYLAATVVFTYRIFGNVGIIRRTLLQKWTAKAD; encoded by the coding sequence ATGCGTTTTGCTTTCTTCGGTCTCATTATCGGGTTAATCATCGGATTGCTTATCCAGGTCAATATCCCCTTGGAATACACCAAATACACCGCAGTCATCATCATCGGATTATTAGACGCCCTGTTTGGTGCGGCCCGTGCCGAAGTCAAAGCCGACGGCTACAACTCGATTATTTTTCTATCCGGATTATTTTTCAACATTCTTCTCGCTTCCGGAATCACATTTCTCGGAGATAAACTCGGACTCGATCTCTATCTCGCGGCCACCGTGGTATTCACTTATCGTATTTTCGGAAATGTGGGAATCATCCGCCGAACACTTTTGCAAAAATGGACGGCAAAAGCGGATTAA
- a CDS encoding DUF1858 domain-containing protein encodes MPKKSSSQKTNFDFSWDTLTIEEILKKHPLAAQILQDFGLSCLDCALNEWETLQQGVLGHGMPEEALKEIRDVLTLEYDSYQKDLEEKKLYITRKALLKIIELAEKEGLKTYGIRVKVLSKKGIDGNPNYAMDFEKKAKKEDKIIPFDHHVILYIDPKSFKIIQGSMINFMETYNETGFKITKLEKKV; translated from the coding sequence ATGCCAAAAAAAAGTTCGTCCCAAAAAACGAATTTTGATTTTTCTTGGGACACCCTCACCATTGAAGAAATCTTAAAAAAACACCCTCTTGCCGCCCAAATTTTACAAGACTTTGGGTTATCGTGTTTGGATTGCGCTCTCAACGAATGGGAAACGCTTCAACAAGGCGTTCTCGGCCACGGTATGCCAGAAGAAGCACTGAAAGAAATCAGAGACGTTCTCACCCTCGAATACGATTCCTATCAAAAAGATCTCGAAGAAAAAAAATTGTACATCACACGAAAAGCGCTGCTCAAAATCATCGAGCTCGCGGAAAAAGAAGGCTTAAAAACCTATGGCATTCGAGTGAAAGTGCTTTCGAAAAAAGGGATCGATGGAAATCCGAACTACGCCATGGATTTTGAAAAAAAGGCCAAAAAAGAAGATAAAATCATCCCGTTCGATCACCATGTAATCCTCTACATTGATCCCAAATCCTTCAAAATCATTCAAGGAAGTATGATCAATTTCATGGAAACGTATAACGAAACCGGATTTAAAATCACAAAACTCGAAAAAAAGGTATAA
- a CDS encoding magnesium transporter: MKKIRLKSDSVGAQMTRRVPVVFVQSTLAQVKTLLTKEARHFSSIHDVYVVDEFHKLVGVFPVKALYIYPLLKKVSDISTKKSLISVCPADHQEKVAYLAIRHHLSQVPVVDEKGKFLGAVLSDTILSILNHETHEDILRMAGIHNSHAFSPLFETSLWTSLRHRLPWLILGLLGGLLVAKVIDSFEATLAINLVLASFIPLVVYMGDAVRTQMEALIIRDLAGNHRFVFGRYCRREFLVIFSIALFFGILLGGIGWIFYGQMLALVLGVALFTAILSSIFTGLFVPYFFTKLKLDPADASGPIATILQDTLSVLIYFACAHLFL, encoded by the coding sequence GTGAAAAAAATAAGATTAAAATCGGATTCCGTCGGAGCGCAAATGACTCGGCGTGTTCCTGTGGTTTTTGTGCAATCAACGTTGGCTCAAGTCAAAACACTTCTCACTAAAGAAGCGCGACATTTTTCCAGTATTCATGATGTGTATGTGGTGGATGAATTTCATAAATTGGTGGGTGTTTTCCCGGTTAAGGCTTTGTATATTTATCCATTGTTGAAAAAAGTTTCTGACATCAGTACTAAAAAATCATTGATTTCGGTTTGCCCCGCGGATCACCAAGAAAAAGTGGCGTATCTTGCGATTCGACATCATCTCAGTCAGGTGCCGGTGGTGGATGAAAAAGGAAAATTTTTAGGCGCGGTGTTGAGTGATACGATTTTGTCCATTCTTAATCATGAAACGCACGAAGATATTTTGCGTATGGCCGGTATTCATAACAGTCATGCATTTTCGCCGTTGTTTGAGACGTCGTTATGGACCTCGCTTCGGCATCGATTGCCGTGGTTAATCCTTGGATTGCTTGGCGGGCTGTTGGTTGCAAAAGTGATTGATTCCTTTGAGGCCACCTTGGCCATTAATTTGGTGCTTGCAAGTTTTATTCCTTTAGTGGTGTACATGGGGGATGCGGTTCGTACTCAAATGGAGGCGCTGATTATTCGGGATTTGGCCGGCAATCATCGGTTTGTTTTTGGTCGTTATTGTAGGCGGGAATTTTTAGTTATTTTTTCCATCGCGTTGTTTTTCGGAATTTTATTGGGAGGGATTGGATGGATTTTTTATGGACAAATGTTGGCGTTGGTTTTGGGTGTTGCTTTGTTTACGGCAATTTTATCGTCGATTTTTACCGGACTTTTTGTCCCGTATTTTTTTACCAAACTTAAATTGGATCCCGCGGACGCGAGCGGACCGATTGCCACGATTTTGCAAGACACGTTGAGTGTCTTGATTTATTTTGCGTGCGCTCATTTGTTTTTATAA
- a CDS encoding sugar nucleotide-binding protein, with product MKILIYGKGFLGNHFLNFFNAQGETSLFGNANIGDIDAVRKDLAQETPDVVLNCAGKTGRPNVDWCEDHKQETLYSNVTGPLVLLQACLEKNIYFAHLGSGCIYDGDNNGKGFSEEDKPNFDGSYYSRTKTASDQALKEFPVLQLRIRMPIDSAPGPRNFITKILQYEKVVSVANSMTVIDDLLPTAYELIKRHRTGIYNMTNPGLIDHATILDLYKEIVDPNFKYTVIPLEELYSKNYATAKRSNCMLNTDKLAKEGLAMRPIEAAVRDCLEKGFKKHAA from the coding sequence ATGAAAATTCTCATTTACGGCAAAGGATTTCTCGGAAATCATTTCCTAAACTTCTTCAACGCACAAGGTGAAACCTCCCTCTTTGGAAACGCCAACATCGGTGACATCGATGCCGTGCGCAAAGACCTCGCCCAAGAAACCCCGGATGTGGTTCTCAACTGCGCCGGCAAAACCGGACGTCCCAACGTGGACTGGTGCGAAGACCACAAACAAGAAACACTCTATTCCAATGTCACAGGCCCTCTTGTCCTCCTTCAAGCTTGCCTTGAAAAAAATATTTATTTTGCTCATTTGGGAAGCGGCTGCATTTACGATGGCGACAATAATGGAAAAGGATTCAGCGAAGAAGACAAACCCAATTTTGACGGCAGTTATTACAGCCGAACCAAAACCGCGTCCGATCAAGCGCTCAAGGAATTTCCCGTACTTCAATTGCGAATTCGCATGCCCATCGATTCCGCGCCCGGACCGCGCAATTTCATCACTAAAATTCTCCAATATGAAAAAGTGGTGAGTGTGGCAAACTCCATGACTGTGATCGACGACCTCCTCCCCACGGCGTACGAACTCATCAAACGTCACCGAACCGGTATCTATAACATGACCAATCCCGGCCTCATCGACCACGCCACCATCCTCGATCTTTATAAAGAAATCGTGGATCCCAATTTCAAATACACCGTCATTCCCCTGGAGGAACTCTATTCCAAAAATTACGCCACGGCCAAACGCTCCAACTGCATGCTCAACACCGACAAACTCGCCAAAGAAGGACTGGCCATGCGCCCCATCGAAGCCGCAGTGCGCGATTGTTTGGAAAAAGGATTTAAAAAACACGCAGCGTAA
- a CDS encoding YerC/YecD family TrpR-related protein has translation MAENWKNSQTTDLFKGVLKLRTAGECEKFFRDLCTLKELEAMAERWQVVKMVDKEIPYREVSEKTGASTATITRVAHWLHHGEGGYRMVLNRL, from the coding sequence ATGGCTGAAAATTGGAAAAATTCACAAACCACCGATCTTTTTAAGGGCGTTCTCAAATTGAGGACCGCCGGTGAGTGTGAAAAATTTTTTCGTGATTTGTGTACCTTAAAAGAATTGGAGGCTATGGCCGAACGTTGGCAAGTGGTTAAAATGGTGGATAAAGAAATTCCTTATCGTGAAGTGAGTGAAAAAACGGGGGCGAGTACGGCCACGATCACTCGTGTCGCTCATTGGTTGCATCATGGAGAAGGGGGGTACCGGATGGTGTTGAATCGACTGTAA
- the hisG gene encoding ATP phosphoribosyltransferase has protein sequence MKRFNGDRLKIAIQKSGRLTEQTIDFLKKSGLDFEVYGERLFSSCRNFNLEILFIRDDDIPEYVQDGVCDLGIVGTNVLQEKNAKVEIKEGLGFGRCRLSVAVPRDSKLSRVEDLEGKRIATSYPTILKRWLKTKGISASIVMVKGSVEITPSLNIADAVCDLVSTGTTLKTNGLEAMEVVLESEALLIGNVASFKNPKLKLDLDRFLMRVRATLAARRFKYVMMNSPEKAFDAIRKILPGLESPTVVPLATRGMVAIHSVVPEDRFWEVMEQLKEAGASGILVTPIEKMIL, from the coding sequence ATGAAACGTTTCAATGGAGATCGTCTCAAAATCGCGATTCAGAAAAGCGGTCGTCTGACCGAGCAAACCATTGATTTTTTAAAAAAGAGCGGGTTGGATTTTGAAGTGTACGGAGAGCGGCTCTTTTCGAGTTGTCGTAATTTTAATCTTGAAATTTTATTCATTCGAGACGATGACATCCCGGAATATGTGCAAGATGGGGTGTGTGATTTGGGAATTGTGGGGACCAATGTTTTGCAAGAAAAAAATGCGAAAGTGGAAATTAAGGAAGGATTGGGGTTTGGGCGGTGTCGATTATCGGTGGCGGTGCCGCGGGATTCGAAATTGAGTCGGGTGGAAGATCTTGAAGGGAAACGGATTGCCACGTCGTATCCGACTATTTTAAAGCGTTGGTTGAAAACGAAAGGGATTTCAGCGTCGATTGTGATGGTGAAAGGCTCGGTGGAAATCACGCCGAGTCTCAATATTGCGGATGCGGTGTGTGATTTGGTATCTACCGGGACGACGTTAAAAACGAATGGGCTTGAGGCTATGGAAGTGGTGTTGGAATCCGAGGCGCTTTTAATTGGAAATGTGGCGTCGTTTAAAAATCCTAAATTAAAATTGGATTTGGATCGATTTTTGATGCGAGTGAGGGCCACGTTGGCGGCGCGACGGTTTAAATACGTGATGATGAATTCACCGGAAAAAGCGTTTGATGCGATTCGGAAAATTTTGCCGGGGTTGGAAAGTCCGACCGTGGTGCCGTTGGCTACCCGTGGGATGGTGGCGATTCACTCCGTAGTGCCGGAGGATCGGTTTTGGGAAGTGATGGAGCAGTTGAAGGAGGCGGGAGCGAGTGGGATTTTGGTGACGCCGATTGAAAAAATGATCCTTTAA
- the hisD gene encoding histidinol dehydrogenase yields MIEIYDWEFASPDIKSRIMRRAQADMEAIKGVATLWLDRVKKEGDQALLAYIREFDDPSFELSRLRVSEADIAEAYEKVKPEVIEMIRKQIQISRRFHEEQASRITQEWEIESVPGVKTGVRVVPVDAAGLYVPAGKAPLPTVAQILTVTAKAAGVPRVAVFFPPTAPNYEIIVAAKEAGADEIYRVGGIAAIGAMTFGTETVRPVRIIAGPGNPYVQAAKLQVFGKVGIDMLSGPSEALILGDETADPRFLAADVLSRCEHGPDSAGVLAVTSRALAEQVKAEIIRQFKTLQRQNFIQKALAGYSAILVFESEDAMIDFANEYAAEHLEIQMKNPREVLKRIRNAGSVFLGDFAPVAVGDYASGTNHCLPTGVAPTFASPVRVGLFQREMEFQMLTKEGLKNLKSIVETISDVEGLDAHKRSVQIRFE; encoded by the coding sequence ATGATCGAAATCTATGATTGGGAATTTGCGTCACCCGATATAAAAAGCCGCATTATGCGCCGCGCGCAAGCGGATATGGAAGCCATTAAAGGCGTGGCGACCCTGTGGTTGGATCGCGTGAAAAAAGAAGGCGATCAAGCGTTGTTGGCGTATATTCGTGAGTTTGATGATCCGTCGTTTGAATTGAGTCGTTTGCGGGTGAGTGAGGCGGATATTGCCGAAGCGTACGAGAAAGTGAAGCCCGAAGTGATTGAGATGATTCGAAAACAGATTCAAATTTCACGACGATTTCATGAGGAACAGGCGTCGCGCATTACTCAAGAATGGGAGATCGAAAGTGTGCCCGGAGTGAAAACCGGCGTGCGTGTGGTGCCTGTGGATGCGGCCGGATTGTATGTGCCTGCAGGAAAAGCGCCGCTTCCGACGGTGGCGCAAATTTTAACCGTCACGGCTAAGGCTGCCGGAGTGCCTCGTGTGGCCGTTTTTTTTCCTCCCACGGCTCCTAATTATGAAATCATTGTGGCTGCCAAAGAAGCGGGGGCGGATGAAATTTATCGAGTGGGTGGGATTGCAGCGATTGGGGCTATGACGTTTGGCACGGAGACGGTTCGTCCGGTGCGAATCATTGCCGGGCCCGGAAATCCTTATGTCCAAGCTGCGAAATTGCAGGTGTTTGGGAAAGTGGGAATTGATATGTTGTCCGGGCCGTCCGAGGCGTTGATTTTGGGGGATGAGACTGCGGATCCTCGATTTTTGGCTGCGGATGTTTTGTCGCGGTGCGAACATGGACCGGATTCGGCCGGGGTGTTGGCTGTTACGTCGCGTGCGTTGGCCGAGCAGGTGAAAGCTGAAATTATTCGACAATTTAAAACGCTTCAGCGTCAAAATTTTATTCAAAAAGCATTGGCAGGGTATAGTGCGATTTTGGTGTTTGAGTCTGAGGATGCGATGATTGATTTTGCCAATGAATATGCCGCGGAACATCTTGAAATTCAGATGAAAAATCCGCGAGAGGTGCTGAAGCGTATTCGAAATGCAGGGTCGGTTTTTCTTGGCGATTTTGCGCCGGTTGCGGTGGGGGATTACGCGAGTGGAACCAATCACTGTTTGCCCACCGGAGTGGCGCCCACGTTTGCGTCACCGGTGCGCGTGGGACTTTTCCAACGAGAAATGGAATTTCAAATGTTGACTAAAGAAGGATTGAAAAATTTGAAGTCTATTGTGGAGACGATTTCGGATGTCGAGGGGCTTGATGCGCACAAGAGGAGTGTTCAGATAAGGTTTGAATAA
- a CDS encoding phosphotransferase, with amino-acid sequence MTKIITMDQIYTLLQQNREQEAKEALVEFLRTQFPLNPKNLRFLQSAVSLNSFKGEFESEGKRYFFKTHIEVAGEIREYAGAKMLEEAGYPMIVPAYVCVDRGRELLVYPFITDASVFDLVAGETFQKKKEVDFGAFFQAQNKFDQQIFKAYQRSFQRKEKSVFPAVQQLFYLRLNGARFQDFYQGKSREFSGKVVDFDSLARSRWIVNGKDCGRLGEAIEQAKRLLAPEAQLPFTVVGHGDAHNGNVFYGEKGLRLFDPAYAGRMDPFLDLTKPLFHNVFARWMYFPQEVETRIKVDFKIREGVVEITHNYELDEWERLFLTSKMENVLKPLVAWLRAQGDLPTDWEDRLRSSLLCCPLLTVNLFDVKKYSPAMAMLGFARVMEMATFNFNNLGKK; translated from the coding sequence ATGACAAAAATAATAACGATGGATCAAATTTATACCTTGCTCCAACAAAATCGTGAACAAGAGGCGAAAGAGGCGTTGGTTGAATTTTTGCGCACGCAATTTCCATTGAATCCTAAAAATTTACGATTTTTGCAGTCCGCGGTGTCGCTCAATTCATTTAAAGGCGAATTTGAAAGTGAGGGGAAACGTTATTTTTTTAAGACGCACATTGAAGTTGCGGGTGAAATTCGAGAATATGCGGGGGCGAAAATGCTCGAAGAGGCGGGGTATCCAATGATTGTTCCCGCGTATGTGTGCGTGGATCGCGGTCGGGAATTGTTGGTGTATCCGTTTATTACGGATGCATCGGTTTTTGATCTTGTGGCAGGGGAGACTTTTCAAAAGAAAAAAGAGGTTGATTTTGGTGCGTTTTTTCAAGCTCAAAACAAGTTTGATCAGCAGATTTTTAAGGCGTATCAACGGAGTTTTCAGCGTAAGGAGAAGTCGGTTTTTCCTGCGGTGCAACAATTGTTTTATTTGCGATTGAATGGGGCGCGATTTCAGGATTTCTATCAAGGAAAATCGCGAGAGTTTAGTGGGAAGGTTGTTGATTTTGATTCGCTTGCTCGTTCGCGTTGGATTGTGAATGGGAAAGATTGCGGAAGATTGGGTGAAGCGATTGAACAGGCAAAACGTTTGTTGGCGCCTGAAGCGCAACTTCCTTTTACCGTGGTGGGGCATGGGGATGCGCACAACGGAAATGTTTTTTATGGAGAAAAAGGGCTGCGGTTGTTTGATCCTGCGTATGCGGGGCGAATGGATCCGTTTTTGGATTTGACCAAGCCGTTGTTTCACAATGTTTTTGCGCGATGGATGTATTTTCCGCAAGAAGTGGAAACGCGAATAAAGGTTGATTTCAAGATTCGTGAAGGCGTTGTGGAAATCACTCATAATTATGAGTTGGATGAATGGGAACGATTGTTTTTGACTTCAAAAATGGAAAATGTTTTGAAGCCGCTGGTGGCGTGGCTTCGGGCACAAGGAGATCTTCCTACGGATTGGGAAGACCGGTTGCGCTCATCGCTTTTGTGTTGCCCGTTGCTTACTGTGAATTTATTTGATGTGAAAAAATATTCTCCAGCCATGGCCATGCTTGGATTTGCGCGGGTCATGGAAATGGCAACTTTTAATTTTAATAATTTATGAAAAAAATAG
- the hisH gene encoding imidazole glycerol phosphate synthase subunit HisH: protein MKKIVVIDYGAGNVKSVCNALDRLDALYEISGDPKIVTQAKKVIFPGVGAAGATMAVLRERGLDEAIRGLRVPVFGICLGMQLLFEKSEEGDTKGLGILPGVVKKFNAIQRWEAVSTTLKIPQIGWNLVKFADSKSPLIKDIPDESYFYFVHSYAAPLCEFTTGVAFYGQPFTAMIQKDNFFGTQFHPEKSGDVGQQLLGNFLNL, encoded by the coding sequence ATGAAAAAAATAGTGGTCATTGATTATGGCGCCGGGAATGTGAAAAGCGTGTGCAATGCACTCGATCGCTTGGATGCGTTGTACGAAATCAGCGGCGATCCGAAAATTGTGACGCAGGCGAAAAAAGTGATTTTCCCGGGAGTAGGAGCCGCGGGTGCGACCATGGCCGTGCTTCGCGAACGCGGGTTGGATGAAGCGATTCGTGGGCTTCGCGTTCCGGTGTTTGGAATTTGTTTGGGCATGCAACTTTTGTTTGAAAAATCCGAGGAAGGGGATACGAAAGGGTTGGGGATTTTGCCGGGAGTGGTGAAGAAATTTAATGCAATTCAGCGATGGGAGGCAGTGTCCACCACTTTGAAAATTCCGCAGATCGGATGGAATTTAGTTAAATTTGCGGATTCAAAATCGCCGCTGATTAAAGATATCCCCGATGAGTCGTATTTTTATTTTGTACACTCGTATGCGGCGCCGTTGTGCGAATTCACGACGGGCGTGGCTTTTTATGGGCAACCGTTTACGGCCATGATTCAAAAAGATAATTTTTTTGGCACGCAATTTCATCCGGAAAAATCCGGAGACGTGGGACAACAACTTTTAGGTAACTTTTTAAACTTATAA